A window of Chrysoperla carnea chromosome 3, inChrCarn1.1, whole genome shotgun sequence genomic DNA:
gCTTGTTCATCTTCTCATGGTTTAACTAAcggtaagttttataaaatataatttataaagatattaataTGAATGTTTGAGctagatattaaataataaagtaggaaacaaataataaaacataaaactatttggtaaataaatacacataaatAGTCAAATAATTGCAGTTATATAAgatgatgataatgataatgatattgTAGGGTGTGATAATAACTGATAAATGGTGTTAAacggatattatttttaatggatcCTGTACTGAAATATATACACATACGTAACATATAGTACTTGCATAGTCTAAGCTTTTATAGCAGTAACAAATATCtattataaaacaatgaaaaatatagAGGTGAAAATGATAGTAAAATACaagttagaaatataaaaaggaCCAAGTATTAGAATTTTGTGTGTGAAAATTACGTCTAATTTTCGAAAGAACtgtattttattagttttgatcaaaaaatttcacttaGAAATTTATATCTtcatatttattagttttttcgaaaacaagaGAATATGTAATATAAACAGTGTAAATATGAAAAAGAGTCTAATATTCCGTTATTAAATTTCTTCCTATATACTattcttaaatattctaaaataaatattctaacaaATAGAAATTATCCAAAATTCATTAGTCTATGAGTTTTACAATATTCCAAACATATTTTAGAATTCTGTAAGATATCTGAGGCAAATAAGGACTCGAGGGTAATAAGGTCCACTATTGAAATTTCTCTGTAACAATATTATGACACTTCACTCTTTATGCACACATGCGATTAGTGCATAAAGAGTGAAGTGCCATCTTGTCAGTGACGAACGACACTAGCAAGTACTTTGAGAAGAACTTTGTTAAAGCAACAGATTACTgtgtagttttttaatttttcgtccTAAGAAACGgtaagttcttttttttattcatataataacgTACACCCCAATTTTagtctttttattttctttgcacTACAACAAAATGTACCTACAAactatgtaaaagtaagttttaaatttccacccGGTATGTGAAGTATTATTGGAGAGAAAATGGTACCAAATCCTCCCTACCGGACTAGTTTTTTGCTagcattttcacttttttaattgTGCCGTATTTATTACTGATATGGGAGCTTGAACTAACAGCATTATATTGAAATTCTTGATTATTATTCATCTACAATTCtactttattataaagtttattcattctacttaaactattattatttaaattaaactttttttttgtgctaattgaataatttatataattaagagTTTTCTTTTGATTGGGTTGAGTAAAATTACAAGAACAAACGCATGTtgggaatttttattttcataaattattttaccaagCCGACAAGGAGCAATAAGTAGTAGGAGTTTATTCTATACTTGTACCGTTTACCATGAAATTCGAACATTACTCTTcagaaaaaaggtaaaatatcACAATATTCGAATAATCGTGGcaggtatttataaatttataccaATTAAAGTGGAATTatgcttaaatatttatattcaaaagtatttatttcatCTTATTTGTTCTCTATAAAAAAGTAAGGGTAAGTTCGTTTTGATTATCTGGTTAATTTCAAAGCACTTTTTTACCCATAAAATTTGGTTTAGTTGtttgattaaacatttttagttgtttttttagttgatttagtGGTCTGCATATTGGCGGGAACGCaggtaagtttttttaaacatattatacaTTAACACAATTGagtaaaacaagtgcatccaaTAGagttagttaaatttaaaatatctatgacaaatataagtaaaatactATTTACTTGTAACAAAATTCTTGTTTTGTTATAGAcgtttattaagttttaaaaaacgaataaacaggaatttgaaaaaataaagcaaaaagttttaaacatgGCATAGTATCATATGCAACAGgctgagcttttcattgagcttgaaaacttaGGTCAAGTATAATGCCTGCAAAAGATGTGCGCCTATTATGgcaacttaaaaaaacaccaTGTATGAGCACatgtttttcttataataagttttaacccccgaaccaaaaaaggggaaaatataaaattgaccgctatgtgagtgtgtctgtttgtctgtctgtcgtggcatcgtagcgcctaaacggatgcttcgattttgattattttgtttcgtttgaaaggaaatttaatgtggagtgtttttagctatgcttcaagtgcgagtttagagttttgCACttagaacaattaaaaaataggccatgatcttcaaaatcggttcatttttGAGAAGATTCTAAGGaataaggtaatttaacggagagtgtacTTAGATACGTTTCAGTAATACTTAAAAGTTTTACAATCTGTAAATTTTTTGGTAGTAATGCTTTTAACACCAACTATTTCTTCAAgcattcatcaatttttaaagtttacaatATTGTAAGCCTAAACTCTGTGTTAGAACTTTTAACAACGTTTTTGAAGATTGGTAAACATATGGCTTATTTTTTCtcaagaataaattaaaaccaCCAAACTGGATAAGTTATAAATGAAGATAGACATATTACCAAATTGGTTATAAAGCTCGGTGATACCTAATAtcacaaataatataaagtgtAATAATACAGAAACATAATATTCGTCAACAAATGAAAAACCATCCAAAATCCTTAATACCTATAATCCTTAATCATTATAAATCCTTAATAATCTGAcaccttttcatttttttatggcCTTAAATTTATTCCCTAACCAACCagaaaaataagaaagaaaaatcGACACGACAACCAACTCTAATTTTTACCGATAAGATAATTATAACTAGGATCACACGAGCGTTGATTTTAACGTACGTTTATTAGACTTCCATACTAGCAAATATTTAACGTATTAATAAAACGGTCGATGCAAACCTTATACTAAAAAAACACTGTGACCTTAGACTAAGTAAAATAAAGGAAACATAATGAAATCCATaaacaattttactttaaaaactgttttaattaattaattataatacttaaaaataataatgaaaacttaaataattatataaattcatatCACAATCATAGCCTacaaaaaaaacgatttataaTACTTCTAAGtaggtattttttgtttttgtgttaaattagGTAGTTCATTTACATTGCTGTGTCTTAACCTCATTTCTGGTTATTGTTCTGGACCAGTTATTGTACAAGCTGGTACTTGTAATGTTTTTGGTGTTGGTGGATGAGGATGATGATTCGGTGGTGGGGGGTGATGTCCTTCACCAGACGGTGGTGCAATCATTATTATATGTTCATCTAATGATAATGATTCAACGCTACTTATATCTAATGTATCACTTGACGGAGATCTTGTATGATATAATCCAGGTGTGAGATGATCTGAAAAgaacataaacaaatttaacaaatttttccgtTTCTTTGATCTCAGAACTTTGAAGTCCGAAATAAATCTAAGTAtagttttacttaaattaattccagagaatgaattttattaaaattggattttaaCCAATAATAAAGAGAACTTTTGCCAATTTGGTTTTAAATCTTTCTTGGTCagaccaaaaaagtattatggATCTTTAAAAATAGTGAATGCTGGTCAGCAATACTAAAATGACACTGGCTTTCACTATGGTTCATTTTTTTGCAATCATTACTTTTAAAACGACAATCAATGGGAAAATATCAATTGaacaaataatcattttaagccCAAAATCAAAGGAACACTTTTTTCAATCCCATTTTGATCCCACTTTTAActcaagaaaatatatttaactcaTTCAGAAAGTATTGCGCTCAAATGACGAAGCACTAAGGTCTGAAAATTGCAAGTTCGAAACATCTTTTTGaaagatttatatataaatctttctatattttaaatccCTATAGAACGAAAAGTCTCTTAAATTGATTTGATATCTCATTCATAATCACcgtggaaaattatttttatcggtGATTCAtgtaaaagttcaaaaatattttgttctttcgatttttatttataataatacagcttaacataatttttacccAATCAAATCGGAACTTGCGTTTAAAATTAACGTTTAACGAATTGTTTTCAAAACAGCAGTGATTTGATTGGTCAATATCATTTTGAACGATTTTTAAGTCCTACCGCTATACATCAATTTCAACATGATTTCCTTTACTTGAACTCTGGCTCAAAATGTGGGATGCTATAGGTTTGAAGCCTCTACCTGTTTgtatatttctttgttttttcgtAGCTTCCAGATGGTTGAATTAGTTTCAAAacgacttttttattatttgaagtcTGATTTAATCGTGATATGAAATATTAGgattaaaaagacattttaggATAAATAAGCAAGCTGTCTAGGGTGCgcacgttataaaaaaatcaagtgtgCCGATGACCCTATTCTGGTATAACTCATTTTCGATATGCAAGACATACACAATATTCTTTAATagtataattattcatttttgtataacattttatacaaagtttttcAGAAATTTCCATAATAAGATTAGTCTAAGTCTACTTTCTACTATTATACGTATAAAGGATTGCACTCTTCTTCTTTAGATAGCTGCTTAAGCgttaagaatcttttttaaatccatttacCAAAATATAATAGCAAGCAGATTTTAGGGGCGGTTAATCAATAATAGGCCGCAAACCCAAGCTACTTACTGATCACATCACCATTGAGACATTGATTCTTTATAtcctattaaacaaatttttatgcagAGGAAAATATCAAACAGCATCGCCAAATAAATGGTTTGTATTCATTTCCCAACAAGCCATAAAGAACAcatatagtcgcagaaacgaagcaatgaagttcgaaaaatttgaacagtaagtcgtatttgaatgcggttttcggcattcgattcgttagagcgtcacaaaattttgtgacctaaattattttataagaaattaaaaatatgcaatttgtataaataatatgcatttttagttaatcgtaaatatactaaattacaCGGGGGTTTTTAGGGTCGCTGTACACGAATATCGCAAGAATTGATCAACGAGGTACCCCAGGCATAAGGTATCTGGTTACCAATACtttcgcgatattcgtgtttagCGACCCTAAAAACAGCCTTGAATgacgagtttggaccgattagGTTTGATAAAAACTCCAGAAGATGGCGGGGATATCGTTTACCCTAGGAACCAGGTACCAGGAAGATAAATTCTGACGCGATATTCGATTTTGTGACCTCAAAAACctccgagtaacaagtttggaatcattttcaacaCTATTAATCGAATTGAGAATTTCggtttagtatatttacggttaatttaaaatgcagttataaaatgcatattatttattaaaattgcatatttttaatttcttataaatcaatttaggccACAAAACGCTTTAACGAATCGAacgccgaaaaccgcattcaaatccagtttactgttcaaattttccgAACTTTTTAGTATTGTGTTTCTGCGACTAATAATAGCTATACAAAGTTGCAACAGTGAAGTAATTAGCAAGGTTTTTAGGTGTGTGTTTACGACCTATTGTAcaatgttaattgaataataattaatccaaatttaaagcgttaataaataattttcttttttttttataaacattataatacatgataaataaattttcattttggtaataaatgaaaatgaatatataataattcgCATGGTGTAAACATTAACTTACCAACACTATGCTCACGTAATAAATGtgattctttattattattgtacatGGCACGATGATCATCTAATTGTTTGGCACTACATAACGGTGTATCAActtcttttgtattattaaataatgtataatctACTTCATATTGTCCTAAATCACGTTTGAATGTAACGATGGGATCAAATCGATGACCCCAAAGGATCTCTGATGGTAAATAACTTGAACGGGCTTGTGTTGTCATACCAGTTGATTCGATTACACCCTctgaaaaaatgagaaaaattattttattatttttgaatgttttcttCTAAAGGGGAACGCATATTAGATGTCAAATTtagtaataaaacaagtgaaaacaaacaattgactgagaatattgttgaaataccatgtatagacagtgttgattacggaatcgtttgttttttcacgtcatgtaagtaacgagagatagccactcttaaATAGTCAGGCATGCATACATGCAGCTCTCGGATAAACAgtgaggtttacgaaaaaatatctcaaacaaaagttgtttattttgttataaggaatattttatacaaataagcttttgttttatctctaacggtttacaagatgggttctaagtatacaagacccaattgacctatgttgctcatttatgttTTACTTTATGCcttactttttacatcctgagagCGCTGTTATCAGGTATGGGCAAACGTgacttagagaagtccctcagacttctgtaactaaaatacgagtaagacagagaaacaacattttttttctacttatctCAATAATATTAGAacaactgagataggtagaggAGTAAATACCTGTCTCGCTCCCTCCCCTATGAGCAttcggacttggataaagagacacacaataaagtttatggcacacaataaagttataacaatggtgacttcgacttaaaataactcgcccatgccaggattatagtttaatttattCCCAAAATAGGAAATACCGAtagtatttttttgctttaataaaatttcatgcatGAAACAAAcatcaaagaaaaattatttttttaatagctattAAAACAACCATTCAAGATAAAAGCCTTCGAAGATGTATTTGTATCTCTagcaaaaaatacaatttagcGTGCCATATATTACGTCATATTTCATATACTATGCCCGAACTCTTTGTCTAATATCTACCTAATTAGTAGCTGAAAATGCTTGTATCATTCGTATGTCTcggtcaattttaatttcacttcttGTTATCTCTTTTACagtattatcatattttgttaagaaatgccaaataaaaaaatttaatattggagTGTAAATCTTGATTTTATTACCTAgcataacaataatttcaaatcgCTCTGTCAATAAATCCGTTGCAGACAATTTATACAATGGTGAAgtcttattaattttatgaacgaTTGTAGTTggccaaataaaaaatattttatcttcttCACCATCACCGCCAACCTAAAAAGCagaaaaatcaaagttttatacaaaatctTACGACAAGAAATGAAAGAAGCGAAGTTGAATAGCACACCTTAGTTCTCACCTTTAACTCTTGCTGGTAGAATGGCAGTTGTTCACCTTCACGTGTCACTTTATGACGTATCAATTGTGCCCGAACATGAGCTTCAATTATATGAGATTTACGCATATCACCTACTCGGAACATTAAACATGGTTGCCCATCACGATGGCATATTACTGCATTGCGTGAAAATAGTAAGGTTTCTGTTCGTTTTTTAGGTCGTGCTAATTTTGCAAATACAATTCCCACCATAAATGCTTGTATAAAAACACCCGTAATTGATTGTAAGCACATTACAAATATGGCTTCAGGGCATTCTTCGGTCGTTGTACGTCCACCATACCCTAAaggcaaaaacaaaaaatttatattaaaattattcgtaaAAATTGTAGACCATTTTTATCTATGTTTTGCAATTTAGTTTTCTGGAGTTCGGGTTTCAGAGTAAACAGACcaagaagaaaaataacaatggTATATTCAAGCAAAGATATCCGTGCATGTTATCAAATCATGTAGaaaatctacaaaaattaatttggctAAATATTTTCGAAGAAACCATCTGAAATATTATAGGGTAGTCGGTTTTAAGAGAAAATTCAGGCGATAATTGTAAAACCATTCATCCAGTTTTTAGACTTTAACCATTCATCCAGTTTTTAGACTGTTTGGCACCTTTTTAGACATAAGAACTTTAGGAAATTAATTAACTTCAATATATAGAAACAAGTAAAgaagattttataataaaatttggcaataaaatataagcttaatctaatttttacccgactgctcGACGCAAAGGAGTAgggatttaaatttatattacctATAGTATGCTGCGTTTCCACACTAAATAAGAAACATGAGGTAAATGATTGTATGTTTGTGACACATGGAGTCCATTCCGCTGAATGATTTCCACCAGGTAAATGATCTGGTATAAGATCATCATGAGTATATGCTATAATCcaccaaacaagtgaaaatccTAACCACGATAGAAGAAAGCTACATGCAAATACTAATAACGTCCATCGCCATTGTGCATCCACCAGGGTTGTGAAAATAtcctaaaaaataaacaaaaatttaaaaaaaaattcacaattgcTGGTTGTCATTTCTACttacttgtaaatattttcttcgtCTTTTTGCTACATTTCCTTGTACTATATTACAATCACCATGCTTAAACACTACCCGTTTTCGAACACGCCTTGAGGAAAATCGAGACTGCCTATATCTGAAACAACAGAAAGAAAAGTCAtttgaattgtttattatttatttcaagaagTTATTTTGGtgactaaattaaaaatagaatcttCTTCATAGCTGTTCCTTCTGCAGTGGATGTTGTAACACGTAATCTAAAGTTTCTTCAGGCTTATTAAGATGGAAAAATTTCTAAGACATTAAATTCCCATTACTTTGTAGGTATATGACAAATTAGCTGAATTAGCTGAGGATACATTACAAATGTTCAGAGGGTTCAGATCTTTCTTATACTCAACTATTTAAGAAAACCCAAGGCTTTCTTAATATCTCCAAAATGCATTTCTTAATATTTCTAAAGCgtcaagtttattaaaaaatccatCTTATTTCGAGATAATCCTAATCTGGGTATGTTTTCCAAATCAAGAAAGGCATGTTTTTAGGGAGCTCCTCCTCTCCTCATTAGTTTCTTACTGTTAGCAGGTCTTTTGATAGATTTCCAATACATTttcgtaataaataaatttatactctAGGATCTATCCAAATGAAACCAGTTCAATGGAAGATCGACGTTAGAGAGGGTATATACTTATAAGGAGTCAAATCACTGTTATAAAGAGCCCGcgtgaaattttaaccaaaatggAGAAAAACTGGCAATGGTAAAAACaataaaggaaaaaaacaaTTCGAGTTTCCTTCGAAAAAAGCAGAAGTTAATgctaacatttttatatcaatatcatgaaaataatatacctataatttctttattattttcgcTTACGTTATCCTTTTTCGCAAATCAAATTCACACTTCATCGAAACTTTACGTGTAATTAGGTAAAGATAACTAAAAATAACTAAGAATAAACACTAAGTAACATCATCAGTCTACTAAATTTAGGTGCAGACGccattaattatttgaatacaaaCATATACAAGAATTATTTTCGTCTTGATcttgaaaagttaaaattactGAAATCAGGAGTATCTAATTTAAATGCgtgtcttttttttataatttcgatctattaaaatttatgaaatactagaacacattttttttattctacaaagaattatttcataaaaaatgagttCGGTATTGTTTTAACTAACAAATTTTCCTTGAAATTTCTGTAACAAATAAAGGTTGCAAATTACATTTTGagtaaaataatttgcaaagcttgataaaaatcatattaatttcataatttatttatttcattttaataatttctaaaatgttaaattttttcaaaaattctttagaATTTCTATttagcatatttttaaatattttttacctatattaatttcttttttaatttaaaaatggataTTGAAATATCTGAGATATGTTGAGAGTTAAgccatttttttgtatactcaAAAAGAGCACttgaaaaattccttttttgcATTGTAGCACATACcttcgaacaaaaaaaatttaaaagtgaaaatttctaTAACTTGTTGGTGGTTAAATAACTTTCCTGTTAGTAAGAGAATTTCACAGGGCGAGAAAATGGGTAGTTAAAAAAAGCGTGCCactacaagcttttatttagcttCAACTCTTCGGTTGATGGTtaagtataaaacaaaattggttttacaagctttttaactattacattaaaaacagaagaaaataatttcattgattgcactaaaaagtaaaataaaaatttttgcatgaatCACATGCATACTTAGATTAGTGTCAATTTTCGAATTGAAAACTGTAGCTTTCtatcagaataataaaaaacgaaaatatacattttttttatttgcatatctAATTAGTCAAATATCACTTGAGATAGACCAAAAAAGCGCGttccatcaaatttttattttaaagatttgtgTAGGTGATGGAGTAGTTTTACTAGTTCaagatatttatgtaaattagttCATT
This region includes:
- the LOC123294647 gene encoding ATP-sensitive inward rectifier potassium channel 11-like isoform X1; the encoded protein is MSIIPPNSKQLSNNIHRHPEPWDQILGTVNEEQHQTLLPLENHQKIIIAPASVPSDVSVPSIVDKQPESKPTSVTSKNSHKSILKHFQRQLSFRLSVGGKGSDNEMISTHPHLSRYRQSRFSSRRVRKRVVFKHGDCNIVQGNVAKRRRKYLQDIFTTLVDAQWRWTLLVFACSFLLSWLGFSLVWWIIAYTHDDLIPDHLPGGNHSAEWTPCVTNIQSFTSCFLFSVETQHTIGYGGRTTTEECPEAIFVMCLQSITGVFIQAFMVGIVFAKLARPKKRTETLLFSRNAVICHRDGQPCLMFRVGDMRKSHIIEAHVRAQLIRHKVTREGEQLPFYQQELKVRTKVGGDGEEDKIFFIWPTTIVHKINKTSPLYKLSATDLLTERFEIIVMLEGVIESTGMTTQARSSYLPSEILWGHRFDPIVTFKRDLGQYEVDYTLFNNTKEVDTPLCSAKQLDDHRAMYNNNKESHLLREHSVDHLTPGLYHTRSPSSDTLDISSVESLSLDEHIIMIAPPSGEGHHPPPPNHHPHPPTPKTLQVPACTITGPEQ
- the LOC123294647 gene encoding G protein-activated inward rectifier potassium channel 3-like isoform X2 yields the protein MSIIPPNSKQLSNNIHRHPEPWDQILGTVNEEQHQTLLPLENHQKIIIAPASVPSDVSVPSIVDKQPESKPTSVTSKNSHKSILKHFQRQLSFRLSVGGKGSDNEMISTHPHLSRYRQSRFSSRRVRKRVVFKHGDCNIVQGNVAKRRRKYLQDIFTTLVDAQWRWTLLVFACSFLLSWLGFSLVWWIIAYTHDDLIPDHLPGGNHSAEWTPCVTNIQSFTSCFLFSVETQHTIGYGGRTTTEECPEAIFVMCLQSITGVFIQAFMVGIVFAKLARPKKRTETLLFSRNAVICHRDGQPCLMFRVGDMRKSHIIEAHVRAQLIRHKVTREGEQLPFYQQELKVGGDGEEDKIFFIWPTTIVHKINKTSPLYKLSATDLLTERFEIIVMLEGVIESTGMTTQARSSYLPSEILWGHRFDPIVTFKRDLGQYEVDYTLFNNTKEVDTPLCSAKQLDDHRAMYNNNKESHLLREHSVDHLTPGLYHTRSPSSDTLDISSVESLSLDEHIIMIAPPSGEGHHPPPPNHHPHPPTPKTLQVPACTITGPEQ
- the LOC123294647 gene encoding ATP-sensitive inward rectifier potassium channel 11-like isoform X3, whose product is MVMSGIKRCISQVSMRIFGANSSGEIAWREEFLRYRQSRFSSRRVRKRVVFKHGDCNIVQGNVAKRRRKYLQDIFTTLVDAQWRWTLLVFACSFLLSWLGFSLVWWIIAYTHDDLIPDHLPGGNHSAEWTPCVTNIQSFTSCFLFSVETQHTIGYGGRTTTEECPEAIFVMCLQSITGVFIQAFMVGIVFAKLARPKKRTETLLFSRNAVICHRDGQPCLMFRVGDMRKSHIIEAHVRAQLIRHKVTREGEQLPFYQQELKVRTKVGGDGEEDKIFFIWPTTIVHKINKTSPLYKLSATDLLTERFEIIVMLEGVIESTGMTTQARSSYLPSEILWGHRFDPIVTFKRDLGQYEVDYTLFNNTKEVDTPLCSAKQLDDHRAMYNNNKESHLLREHSVDHLTPGLYHTRSPSSDTLDISSVESLSLDEHIIMIAPPSGEGHHPPPPNHHPHPPTPKTLQVPACTITGPEQ
- the LOC123294647 gene encoding G protein-activated inward rectifier potassium channel 3-like isoform X4, with the translated sequence MVMSGIKRCISQVSMRIFGANSSGEIAWREEFLRYRQSRFSSRRVRKRVVFKHGDCNIVQGNVAKRRRKYLQDIFTTLVDAQWRWTLLVFACSFLLSWLGFSLVWWIIAYTHDDLIPDHLPGGNHSAEWTPCVTNIQSFTSCFLFSVETQHTIGYGGRTTTEECPEAIFVMCLQSITGVFIQAFMVGIVFAKLARPKKRTETLLFSRNAVICHRDGQPCLMFRVGDMRKSHIIEAHVRAQLIRHKVTREGEQLPFYQQELKVGGDGEEDKIFFIWPTTIVHKINKTSPLYKLSATDLLTERFEIIVMLEGVIESTGMTTQARSSYLPSEILWGHRFDPIVTFKRDLGQYEVDYTLFNNTKEVDTPLCSAKQLDDHRAMYNNNKESHLLREHSVDHLTPGLYHTRSPSSDTLDISSVESLSLDEHIIMIAPPSGEGHHPPPPNHHPHPPTPKTLQVPACTITGPEQ